The region CCATCCAAATCCAAAAGCGCTGAGCCCACAAGAAGCTTCGGCGAAATGTCTTTTCAGTGGGGGTATGAAAGTGAGCGTCAAAGAGAGGTGACTTTCGGTGCCTCACCAATCTGTAGCCCAAAAGTGAACCGCAATCGAACCGGCCATTACAAAAATCAATGAAGGATCCGCAAACACATTTAAAAAAGCCAATCACCTTTTTGAGGCTGAGTCATACCTGATACACCCAGGCCTAATGCAAAAATTAGCCCCTACTACAAAAGAAGTTGCGACTCTATTCGACTTCTTCTTCACCGTGCACCTCTTAAAAAGCTAGCTGTCAAAATACCTACGGCGATAAAAGTTAAGGTTGCAAGTATAGATCTAACTGACATGCGGCTGATACCACATACGCCGTGACCGCTGGTGCAACCACTCCCCATGATAGTTCCAAACCCCACGACAAAACCTGCTGCGATCACTTGCCACAAATCTACGTGCAGTTCGAAGCAAAAGCCTGTGGATAAATCTGATACAAAATGACTCCACCTGCAACGAGTCCAGACACAAACGCCACCGCCAAGACATATCACCTTTAGAGTAGCTGAGGAGCCCGTTTGCAATACCACTGATTCCAGTCACGCGCCCGTTGAAAATCAGCATCATAGACACCGCAATTCCAATAAGTGATCCACCGACAAGAGGAAGTATAAACGCTTCCATGCCTATTTCCTTTCAACGGCATAACCGAGTTCATTCCAGCGAATCATTCCACCAGTCATGTTAGAGGAGAACTTAAATCCCATCTGTTTACTTAGCAAGGTCGCTTGGCCGGATCTGGCGCCACTACGGCATACAAAAACTATTTCTTCGGACTTATCTGCATTTCGCAAAAAGTCTTGCAAGCTATCACCGAGAGTTACAAGCCTTGCATTAGGTATATGCCCTAGCTCATTATTAAATTCCTCCGGCCTTCTCACATCAACGATCAAGAGGTTATTAAAACAAGTACTTACTTTTTCCGGCGTTACCTCTGGCACTCCATCTACCGTTTGTGGATGCAAGAGTCTCTCTTCAACGGAATTCTTTTTTCCACACCCTAAATTGGCGGGTACCGCCTCATGAATTTTTTTGGGGTTCGCAAGTTTTAATTCACTCATCGTTTTAATGAATTCATCTTTGCTTTTATTAACACCGATACGTGGGTTAAAGCGCATTTCTTCATCAATGGTTGAAACTGTGTGCCCGCGGTAATCATGCCCAGGGTAAACCTTGGTGTCTTTTGGTAACTTGAATAGCTGCTTATGCACACTGTCAAAAAGTGCAGACGATGATCCCATCTGAAAATCCGTTCGTCCTGTACCACGAATCAAAAGAGCGTCCCCGGTAAACACTTTGCCATCGCAGTAAAAACTCATACAGCTATTGGTGTGCCCAGGAGTAGCAAGAGCTGTAATTTTGTAATACCAAACTGCAACTCCTGCTCATTATCAAGTGGTATGTCCACACAATCAACATTTGCACTTTGGCTTACGGCCGACTTCGCATTGGTCAATTTTCTTAGCTCCCCGGAACCAGTAATGTGATCGGCATGAATGTGTGTGTCTAAAATATATTTCAACTTTAGCCCAAGCTCACTCATAAGCTTCATGTCTCGATCAACAGTTTCAAGAACGGTATCAATAAGCACTGCCTCTTTCGTTTCTGGATCGGCTAGTAAATATGTATACGTTGAAGTCTCAGGTTCAAACATTTGTCTAAAAATAATTTCATTTTTCATAATAAATTAATCCTCTTGAACATTTAAAATATTGCTGATCGCTTTTTTAAGTTCGGTTTTTGGCACCATGCCTGTTGCCATACTGGGCTCACCCTCTTTGGGTATAAACAAAATGCTTGGAATACTTTTGATACCAAATGCCCCGGCCAACTCAGGACTCGCCTCAGTATCTACTTTATAAATGTGTAACTTCCCCTGGTACTCACGTGAAAGCTCCTCTAATATCGGTGACAACGCTTTGCAGGGACCACACCAGTCTGCATAAAAATCAATAATTGCGGGCAAATCCCCTTCGTACTTCCACTCTTTTTCCGCCTCATAATTGAACACCTTAGTTTTGAAAGTACTTTCGTTGAGTTCTTCCATATTCCACCCCCTTCTTTATATTATTGTATTGTGATATTGTAATATGTCAAGAGGTAATGACGTATTTAATTATTAGGAGGCCAGATGGTATTTAAAACTTTTTCAATTTCAAAAATGGAGGACAAATGTGAGCTAGTCGCAGGTCTATTGAGAGCCCTCTCTCACCCACAACGCCTCATGATATTGGGCCATCTTATTCAAGGAAAGAAAACTGTCACTGAGCTGCAAAATCTTTGCGGAATTTCACAATCTCAACTTTCTCAATTTTTAGGAAGAATGAAATTAGAAGGTTTGCTGGATTGTGACCGAAAGGGGAGATTTCAATACTACTCAGTGAGTGATAAAAAAATCATAAAACTTATCCAATCCATACAGACCATTTACTGTTAACAAAATAACTATTGCGCGTCTAATTTGCAGGTTAAAGTTGGAGGTTTAATTACCGAGTAGCCAGGGGCCTTGCGGCCCCCAGCCCTCACCGAACCGTACGTACGCGTTCACGTATACGGCTCTTCCAGATTAAAGCAGCCTAGGCTGCGTGTGGCAAAGATGATTGGGCACAACGCCTATGGGCTTTAAAGGTTTCCAGATTTCTTGCGCAAGTTTGAACAGCTTGCGCCACGGGACTGGACGACGTTGCCTGCGGTATTTGCGCCGAAGATAGCGACAAATCAGACGCCTCACAGAGTGGAGCTCCCGGTAAAAAATATGGTTCGCATTGGAATAGCGAAAATAATTGCACCAACCCCGCCAAACAGAGAGCACAACTTGCCGTGCTTCCGCCAGAGTGAGGTGAATCTTGAGCTTTTCTCGCAGACTGTCTTTGAGGCTCCGCCT is a window of Bdellovibrionales bacterium DNA encoding:
- a CDS encoding YeeE/YedE family protein, translated to MHVDLWQVIAAGFVVGFGTIMGSGCTSGHGVCGISRMSVRSILATLTFIAVGILTASFLRGAR
- the trxA gene encoding thioredoxin, with translation MEELNESTFKTKVFNYEAEKEWKYEGDLPAIIDFYADWCGPCKALSPILEELSREYQGKLHIYKVDTEASPELAGAFGIKSIPSILFIPKEGEPSMATGMVPKTELKKAISNILNVQED
- a CDS encoding winged helix-turn-helix transcriptional regulator, with amino-acid sequence MVFKTFSISKMEDKCELVAGLLRALSHPQRLMILGHLIQGKKTVTELQNLCGISQSQLSQFLGRMKLEGLLDCDRKGRFQYYSVSDKKIIKLIQSIQTIYC